A stretch of Nyctibius grandis isolate bNycGra1 chromosome 24, bNycGra1.pri, whole genome shotgun sequence DNA encodes these proteins:
- the NCDN gene encoding neurochondrin codes for MAAGSGDGRSALKRCLGVLRDARNDSEQFAALLLVTKAVRAGEVDAKTRRQIFDAIGFTFPNRLLTSRQPPAGCPEHTFQALGITLLACFCTDPELAGHSQILNKIPTFNDVLVSPCNPDSTSMVDDVYQCLSAIMATARGPRELVTKGTVSALCQAYVNCSYGSDRALTLLLGLLTVAEAKCWQRDTPHLLAVLSKLSNDFLRTEDMAKFELCEVLPHFIPLSPPLTQDSQGCECLHRLYKGLANILGSKLSQSQRDPALKLAACLMQACGSEWIPAGSAGSKFLALLVNLACVEVRLTLEEPGPLEVEGKKEVVTACYVLIEMGIQECLREEKPLLEEGQKMQLMRIMEEAFGAVIFYLRQVKQEELQDPFIFASVRILGAWMAEETSSLKQEICELLPFLVHYAKKLFKEGSLAASLPQPELASTEGSGLPQDALRFLLPGFCHLTAEDRPRDILISEGAPALLCEYFLRQWEVLTSQPGSLAPLASAEMSLQTACGIFLNLVVTAPHLVRQDKTFSSLMDMLLKSLPLLLPQKDHLVLAANVATLGLMMARILASSAVLQGTQSAKEFFGAAVLFLSQAHTAQAEPGSDSLAAAVSPAYAGAWADVGELWFLGMQALASCVPLFPCLPQAVLQARWLESLSELLTRVAPASVDFELVAAFQGVLVELARASKPCRDVILSHRGAEWANLYGMAALEQCLSEQ; via the exons ATGGCCGCGGGCTCCGGGGACGGGCGCTCGGCGCTGAAGCGGTGCCTCGGTGTGCTCCGAGACGCGAGGAACGACAGCGAGCAGTTCGCAGCGCTGCTCCTG GTGACCAAAGCGGTCAGAGCTGGAGAAGTAGATGCCAAGACCCGTCGCCAGATCTTTGATGCAATTGGATTCACGTTTCCCAATCGCCTGCTGACCtccaggcagcccccagcaggCTGCCCCGAACACACCTTCCAGGCACTGGGCATTACTCTGTTGGCGTGTTTCTGCACCGATCCAGAGTTAGCTGGTCACTCCCAGATCCTGAACAAAATCCCAACCTTCAATGACGTCCTGGTTTCCCCCTGCAATCCGGACAGCACGTCCATGGTTGATGATGTGTACCAGTGCCTGAGTGCTATCATGGCCACTGCCAGGGGCCCCAGAGAGTTGGTGACCAAAGGGACAGTGTCTGCCCTGTGCCAGGCCTATGTGAATTGCAGTTATGGCTCTGACCGTGCCCTGACGCTGCTCTTGGGGCTGTTGACTGTAGCAGAGGCAAAGTGCTGGCAGAGAGACACTCCACACCTCCTGGCCGTGCTGAGCAAGCTCTCCAACGATTTTCTCAGGACTGAAGACATGGCCAAATTTGAGCTGTGTGAGGTTCTGCCTCACTTCATCCCCCTGTCACCGCCGCTCACACAGGACTCACAGGGCTGCGAGTGCCTCCATAGACTTTACAAAGGGCTGGCTAACATCTTGGGCAGTAAACTCAGCCAGTCGCAGCGGGACCCTGCTCTGAAGCTTGCTGCCTGCCTCATGCAGGCCTGTGGGTCAGAGTGGATCCCAGCAGGGAGTGCTGGAAGCAAATTCCTGGCGTTGCTGGTGAACTTGGCTTGTGTGGAGGTCCGCCTGACCCTGGAGGAGCCAGGTCCCTTggaggtggaggggaaaaaagaagtggtAACAGCCTGCTATGTCCTTATTGAGATGGGGATCCAGGAGTGCCTAAGAGAAGAGAAACCTCTGCTGGAAGAGGGGCAGAAAATGCAGCTCATGAGGATCATGGAGGAGGCATTTGGAGCTGTAATATTCTACCTGAGACAG GTTAAACAGGAGGAGCTACAAGATCCTTTCATATTTGCTTCTGTTCGAATCCTTGGCGCCTGGATGGCAGAGGAGACATCCTCCCTGAAGCAGGAAATCTGTGAGCTCCTGCCTTTCCTTGTTCATTATGCCAAGAAGCTTTTCAAAGAGGGCAGCCTAGCTGCGAGTCTTCCCCAGCCGGAGCTGGCCAGCACCGAGGGCTCTGGCTTACCCCAGGATGCTCTGAG ATTTCTGCTACCTGGCTTTTGCCATTTAACAGCAGAGGACAGGCCCAGGGACATCCTCATCTCAGAAGGGgcaccagcactgctgtgtgAGTACTTCCTACGGCAGTGGGAGGTGCTGACCTCCCAGCCCGGGTCCCTGGCTCCACTGGCAAGCGCTGAAATGAGTCTGCAGACTGCATGTGGGATCTTCCTTAACCTGGTTGTGACTGCGCCGCACCTCGTCAG GCAAGACAAAACCTTTTCCTCCTTGATGGACATGTTGCTGAAGTCTCTtccgctgctgctgccccagaaAGATCACCTGGTTTTAGCAGCCAATGTTGCCACTCTGGGCCTGATGATGGCCAGGATCCTTGCAAGTTCAGCGG ttcttcagGGGACCCAGTCTGCCAAGGAGTTTTTCGGAGCCGCTGTTCTCTTTCTGTCACAGGCCCACACGGCCCAAGCAGAGCCCGGTAGTGACAGTTTGGCTGCAGCCGTGTCGCCTGCCTACGCGGGTGCCTGGGCTGACGTCGGTGAGCTCTGGTTCCTGGGGATGCAGGCCCTGGCCAGCTGCGTGCCGctcttcccctgcctgccccaagCCGTCCTCCAGGCGCGGTGGCTGGAAAGCCTCTCGGAGCTCCTGACCCGCGTCGCTCCAGCCTCGGTGGATTTTGAGCTCGTCGCTGCTTTCCAGGGCGTGTTGGTAGAGCTGGCCAGAGCCAGCAAGCCGTGCAGGGACGTGATCCTGTCACACCGCGGGGCAGAGTGGGCCAACCTGTACGGGATGGCAGCTTTGGAACAGTGTCTGTCTGAGCAGTGA